One window from the genome of Streptococcus parasanguinis encodes:
- a CDS encoding aldo/keto reductase, which translates to MNHYRLNNGVEIPVLGFGTWKAADGEEAYQAVLAALKAGYRHIDTAAIYQNEESVGRAIKDSGLAREDLFITTKLWNTHHTYEDAQAALEESLEKLGLDYVDLYLIHWPNPKPLRENDAWKQRNAEVWRAMEDMLAAGKVRAIGISNFLPHHLEALLETARVIPSVNQIRLAPGVYQSEAIAASRKHGILLEAWGPFGQGELFQNEQVKEMATKYGKTVAQLALAWSLQEGFLPLPKSVTPERIASNLNCFDFELTADDMELLRHLPVEAGAPDPDTKDF; encoded by the coding sequence ATGAATCATTATCGTTTAAATAATGGGGTGGAGATTCCTGTATTGGGATTTGGGACGTGGAAAGCAGCGGATGGAGAAGAAGCCTATCAAGCTGTCTTAGCTGCTTTAAAAGCAGGTTACCGCCATATCGATACAGCTGCGATTTATCAGAATGAAGAGAGTGTGGGTCGGGCCATTAAAGACAGTGGTCTTGCGCGCGAAGACCTGTTTATTACCACCAAACTTTGGAATACTCATCACACCTATGAAGACGCTCAAGCTGCTTTGGAAGAGTCTCTTGAGAAACTAGGCTTGGACTATGTAGATCTTTATTTGATTCATTGGCCAAATCCAAAACCTCTTCGAGAAAATGATGCTTGGAAACAACGAAATGCTGAGGTTTGGCGGGCAATGGAAGATATGCTAGCTGCTGGCAAGGTTCGAGCTATTGGTATTAGCAATTTTCTGCCTCATCATTTGGAAGCCCTCCTTGAAACAGCTCGGGTCATTCCGTCTGTGAACCAAATTCGTCTAGCACCTGGGGTTTACCAAAGCGAAGCCATTGCAGCGAGTCGTAAGCATGGCATTTTACTAGAGGCTTGGGGACCTTTTGGCCAAGGAGAATTGTTCCAAAATGAACAAGTAAAAGAAATGGCTACTAAATATGGAAAGACGGTCGCTCAACTAGCCTTGGCTTGGAGTTTGCAAGAAGGTTTCCTTCCACTGCCAAAATCGGTTACACCTGAGCGGATTGCGAGTAATTTAAATTGCTTTGATTTTGAATTGACGGCAGATGATATGGAACTCCTTCGCCATCTTCCGGTTGAAGCAGGTGCACCAGATCCAGACACCAAGGATTTTTAA
- the nagA gene encoding N-acetylglucosamine-6-phosphate deacetylase, which yields MSTYIKADQFYYPHGVRRGGYLELVDGKFGKHVESLPEGADVLDYSGYSIAPGLVDTHIHGFGGVDVMDNNIEGTLHTMSEGLLSTGVTSFLPTTLTSSYEQLLAVTENIGARYKEATGAKIRGIYFEGPYFTEKYKGAQNPSYMKDPSMEEFRAWQKAANGLLNKIALAPEREGVEDFVRTITGEGVTVALGHSNATFEEAKKAVDAGASVWVHAYNGMRGLTHRELGMVGAMYELPHTTAELICDGHHVDPLACDILMKQKGKENVALITDCMTAGGLEDGDYMLGEFPVVVAEGTARLKSTGNLAGSILKLKDGLKNVVEWGIANPHEAVMMASLNPAKSVHIDDVCGQIREGYDADFIVLDQNLDLVATYLDGVKRYQATN from the coding sequence ATGTCTACATATATTAAAGCAGATCAATTTTATTATCCACATGGGGTTCGCCGCGGAGGCTATTTGGAGCTTGTTGATGGCAAGTTTGGAAAACATGTGGAAAGCTTACCAGAAGGTGCGGATGTGCTGGATTATTCTGGTTACAGCATTGCGCCTGGCCTCGTAGATACCCATATTCACGGATTTGGTGGGGTAGATGTGATGGATAATAATATCGAAGGCACTCTCCATACCATGAGTGAAGGGCTCTTGAGTACAGGGGTTACGAGCTTTTTGCCTACGACCCTTACTTCCTCTTACGAACAACTTTTGGCAGTAACGGAAAATATCGGTGCACGATACAAAGAAGCAACAGGAGCTAAGATTCGCGGGATTTATTTTGAAGGACCTTATTTTACAGAAAAATACAAGGGAGCTCAAAACCCATCTTATATGAAGGATCCAAGTATGGAAGAATTCCGGGCTTGGCAAAAAGCTGCCAATGGTCTGTTGAATAAGATTGCCCTTGCTCCTGAGCGTGAAGGTGTAGAAGACTTTGTTCGGACCATTACAGGAGAAGGGGTGACTGTTGCTTTGGGACACTCCAATGCTACTTTTGAAGAAGCTAAAAAAGCGGTAGATGCAGGTGCGAGTGTCTGGGTGCATGCCTACAATGGTATGCGTGGTTTGACGCACCGTGAACTCGGTATGGTTGGTGCTATGTATGAGTTGCCTCATACTACAGCAGAGTTGATCTGTGATGGCCATCACGTTGATCCGCTAGCGTGTGATATCCTGATGAAACAAAAAGGAAAAGAAAATGTTGCCTTGATTACGGACTGTATGACAGCTGGGGGCTTAGAAGACGGGGATTATATGCTTGGGGAATTCCCAGTCGTGGTTGCTGAAGGGACTGCTCGCTTGAAATCAACTGGTAATCTAGCTGGCTCAATCTTGAAATTGAAAGATGGATTAAAAAATGTTGTAGAGTGGGGGATTGCTAACCCTCACGAAGCAGTGATGATGGCCAGCCTCAATCCGGCAAAATCAGTCCATATTGATGATGTTTGTGGTCAAATTCGCGAAGGGTATGATGCGGACTTCATCGTTCTTGATCAAAATTTGGATCTGGTTGCGACCTATCTCGATGGGGTCAAACGTTACCAAGCTACCAATTAG